Proteins encoded by one window of Arabidopsis thaliana chromosome 2, partial sequence:
- a CDS encoding F-box and associated interaction domains-containing protein (F-box and associated interaction domains-containing protein; FUNCTIONS IN: molecular_function unknown; INVOLVED IN: biological_process unknown; LOCATED IN: chloroplast; CONTAINS InterPro DOMAIN/s: F-box domain, cyclin-like (InterPro:IPR001810), F-box domain, Skp2-like (InterPro:IPR022364), F-box associated domain, type 3 (InterPro:IPR013187), F-box associated interaction domain (InterPro:IPR017451); BEST Arabidopsis thaliana protein match is: F-box and associated interaction domains-containing protein (TAIR:AT2G40910.1); Has 1652 Blast hits to 1620 proteins in 47 species: Archae - 0; Bacteria - 0; Metazoa - 0; Fungi - 0; Plants - 1650; Viruses - 0; Other Eukaryotes - 2 (source: NCBI BLink).): MQRERSMKRKRRRRGIKDMCNRHDCEIPPDLMIEILIRLPTKSFMRFKCVSKQWSPLISGRYFCNRLFTCVTRQQQQQPRLYMCLVAKDKQCVLLSSTSPDNTCFVLVDQDLSIPGYFFASVPGLLCFQFGTKACIYNPSTKQLLTLPSVKSDITAQQGQLKTTQYYIGRDPVNDQYKLVCTILIYSKLFANMSSEHWVFTLELGGSWKKVVPLGNYHPHAPATAGRSIDGVVHYLAWVDLYKCAVVSFNIRSEEVTTFLLPRKIWDVPVPALMMKADLIEYDGKLAIFSHSYLKDEGLVELWVLKDAAGKKKWSNMILVLQPCQRHLVHGIDLIVKGTTQDGKVILSPLEMRSQFYILCYDVQNNDLRKVEITGVPRLWLHKECNFDLKFMDESESFIYLEI, encoded by the coding sequence ATGCAACGAGAGAGGAgtatgaagaggaagagaagaagaagaggaatcaAAGATATGTGCAATAGGCACGACTGCGAGATCCCTCCTGATCTCATGATAGAAATTCTTATAAGATTGCCAACAAAGTCCTTTATGAGGTTCAAGTGCGTCTCAAAGCAGTGGTCACCCCTTATCTCTGGTCGATATTTTTGCAACCGTTTATTTACTTGTGTAAcacgacaacaacaacaacaaccacgTCTATACATGTGTTTAGTGGCCAAAGACAAGCAATGTGTTCTACTATCATCAACGTCACCGGACAACACTTGTTTTGTACTCGTCGACCAAGATTTGAGCATCCCAGGCTACTTCTTCGCCTCTGTTCCTGGCTTGCTGTGTTTCCAGTTCGGAACAAAGGCGTGTATCTATAACCCTAGCACCAAACAACTCTTGACCTTACCCTCCGTAAAATCCGACATCACAGCTCAACAAGGTCAACTGAAGACTACCCAATACTATATTGGACGCGATCCTGTTAATGATCAATACAAACTAGTCTGCACTATTCTGATATACTCGAAATTGTTTGCAAACATGAGCTCAGAGCATTGGGTCTTCACACTAGAACTTGGAGGTTCCTGGAAAAAAGTTGTTCCACTGGGAAATTATCATCCCCATGCTCCTGCCACAGCAGGACGGTCTATCGATGGAGTAGTACATTATCTAGCCTGGGTTGATTTGTACAAGTGTGCGGTTGTGAGTTTCAACATTAGGTCTGAAGAGGTTACTACCTTCCTATTACCTCGGAAAATCTGGGATGTGCCTGTGCCTGCACTGATGATGAAGGCGGATCTTATAGAGTATGATGGAAAATTAGCAATTTTCAGTCATAGCTACCTTAAAGACGAGGGTTTGGTAGAATTATGGGTATTGAAAGACGCTGCtgggaagaagaaatggtCCAATATGATCCTGGTTTTGCAGCCTTGCCAAAGGCATTTAGTCCATGGCATTGATTTGATCGTAAAAGGTACAACTCAAGACGGCAAGGTTATACTGTCACCCTTGGAGATGCGTTCTCAGTTCTACATTCTGTGTTATGATGTGCAAAACAATGATTTGAGAAAGGTTGAAATCACAGGAGTACCACGCCTTTGGTTGCATAAAGAATGCAATTTTGACTTGAAGTTTATGGATGAGAGTGAGAGCTTCATCTACTTGGAAATTTGA
- a CDS encoding F-box and associated interaction domains-containing protein (F-box and associated interaction domains-containing protein; CONTAINS InterPro DOMAIN/s: F-box domain, Skp2-like (InterPro:IPR022364), F-box associated domain, type 3 (InterPro:IPR013187), F-box associated interaction domain (InterPro:IPR017451); BEST Arabidopsis thaliana protein match is: F-box and associated interaction domains-containing protein (TAIR:AT2G40910.1); Has 35333 Blast hits to 34131 proteins in 2444 species: Archae - 798; Bacteria - 22429; Metazoa - 974; Fungi - 991; Plants - 531; Viruses - 0; Other Eukaryotes - 9610 (source: NCBI BLink).) — MEILMRFPLTSLTRFKCVSKQWSSLISSRYFCNLLYTTVTRQQPRLYMCLKDDGGHRVLLSISSPSRGNTSFVVVEQDLSIPGMGGFFLNVVRGLMCFSRRKKARIYNPSTKQLLTLPAIKSDIVAQQGQTKHHPRYYIGHDPVSDQYKLVCTVAISSLLPRLGNLKSEHWVFALEAGGSWKKVVPLENYRHHAPSTEGRSTSGSVVRYMAWPDNYNCVVVSFDIRSEQLTIIPVPREIHLDEVVPAVTMMADLIEYGGKIAIFYHTNLKDEGSADLWVLEDTGKSEWSKKTLVLQPCQRHLVEDIELIVKGTTQDGKVILAPVEMHSRFYILYYNLQSNDLRKVEIKGVPDSWFDKECYFDLNSMDKSESFIYLET; from the coding sequence ATGGAAATTCTTATGAGATTTCCTTTAACCTCCCTGACGAGGTTCAAGTGCGTCTCTAAGCAGTGGTCATCCCTCATTTCTAGTCGATATTTTTGCAACCTTTTATATACTACGGTCACACGACAACAACCACGCCTATACATGTGTTTAAAGGATGACGGCGGGCACCGTGTACTGCTATCTATATCATCACCGTCTCGAGGCAACACTTCTTTCGTGGTGGTCGAGCAAGATTTGAGCATCCCAGGGATGGGAGGCTTCTTCTTGAACGTTGTTCGTGGCTTGATGTGTTTCTCTCGCAGAAAAAAGGCGCGTATCTATAACCCCAGCACCAAACAACTCTTGACCTTACCCGCCATAAAGTCCGACATTGTAGCTCAACAAGGTCAAACGAAGCATCATCCCCGGTATTACATCGGACACGACCCTGTTAGTGATCAATACAAACTAGTCTGCACGGTTGCGATATCCTCGCTATTGCCACGTTTGGGTAATCTGAAGTCAGAGCACTGGGTCTTCGCACTAGAAGCTGGAGGTTCGTGGAAAAAGGTTGTTCCACTGGAAAATTATCGTCATCATGCCCCTTCCACGGAAGGACGGTCTACCAGTGGATCAGTAGTGCGTTATATGGCCTGGCCTGATAATTATAATTGTGTGGTTGTGAGTTTCGACATTAGGTCTGAACAGTTGACTATCATCCCAGTACCTAGGGAGATCCACCTTGACGAGGTTGTGCCTGCAGTTACGATGATGGCGGATCTTATAGAGTATGGTGGGAAGATAGCAATTTTCTATCATACAAACCTTAAAGACGAGGGTTCCGCGGATTTATGGGTTTTGGAAGACACTGGGAAGAGTGAATGGTCGAAAAAGACTCTGGTTCTGCAGCCTTGTCAAAGGCATTTAGTCGAAGACATTGAATTGATCGTAAAAGGTACAACTCAAGACGGCAAGGTGATCTTGGCACCGGTGGAGATGCATTCTCGATTCTACATTCTGTATTACAACTTGCAAAGCAATGACTTGAGAAAGGTTGAAATCAAAGGAGTACCAGACTCTTGGTTTGATAAAGAATGCTATTTCGACTTGAATTCTATGGATAAGAGTGAGAGCTTCATCTACTTGGAAACTTGA
- a CDS encoding F-box and associated interaction domains-containing protein (F-box and associated interaction domains-containing protein; CONTAINS InterPro DOMAIN/s: F-box domain, cyclin-like (InterPro:IPR001810), F-box domain, Skp2-like (InterPro:IPR022364), F-box associated domain, type 3 (InterPro:IPR013187), F-box associated interaction domain (InterPro:IPR017451); BEST Arabidopsis thaliana protein match is: F-box and associated interaction domains-containing protein (TAIR:AT2G40920.1); Has 35333 Blast hits to 34131 proteins in 2444 species: Archae - 798; Bacteria - 22429; Metazoa - 974; Fungi - 991; Plants - 531; Viruses - 0; Other Eukaryotes - 9610 (source: NCBI BLink).), whose protein sequence is MSERSPGRLSQRFRSTSVSNCCFVVSLKIMDEKGDNSLALLPAKLPMRMCSTRERRKYTCEIPPDLLMEIVMRLPAKSMVRFKCISKQWSSLISCRYFCNSLFTSVTRKKQPHIHMCLVDHGGQRVLLSLSSTSPDNTCYVVDQDLSLTGMGGFFLNLVRGLLCFSVREKACIYNPTTRQRLTLPAIKSDIIALKDERKDIRYYIGHDPVNDQYKLVCTIGISSAFFTNLKSEHWVFVLEAGGSWRKVRTLESYHPHAPSTVGQFINGSVVYYMAWLDMDTCAVVSFDITSEELTTIIVTLEAGDVALPAGRMKAGLIQYHGEIAVFDHTHLKEKFLVDLWVLKDAGMKKWSKKRLVLQPCQKHLVHDDIELVVKGTTQDGKVILAPVNMCSQLYILCYDMGSNDLRKVEIKGVPDIWFDKECYFDLKYSLDESEDVIYLET, encoded by the exons ATGTCAGAGCGTTCCCCAGGTCGTCTCTCTCAGAGATTCCGATCAACTTCAG TTTCCAATTGCtgttttgttgtctctttGAAGATAATGGATGAAAAAGGAGACAACTCATTAGCATTGCTTCCCGCCAAACTTCCTATGCGCATGTGTAGCACACGAG agagaagaaaatacaCGTGCGAGATTCCTCCGGATCTCTTGATGGAAATTGTTATGAGATTGCCAGCAAAGTCCATGGTGAGGTTCAAATGCATCTCCAAGCAGTGGTCATCTCTCATCTCTTGTCGATATTTTTGCAACAGTTTATTTACTTCTGTCACACGAAAAAAACAACCACATATACACATGTGTTTAGTGGATCACGGCGGGCAACGTGTGCTGCTATCATTATCATCAACGTCTCCAGACAACACTTGTTATGTGGTCGACCAAGATTTGAGCCTCACAGGAATGGGAGGcttcttcttgaatcttgtCCGTGGCTTGTTGTGTTTCTCAGTTAGAGAAAAGGCATGTATCTATAACCCCACCACTAGACAGCGCTTGACCTTACCCGCAATAAAATCCGACATCATAGCTCTAAAAGATGAAAGGAAGGATATCCGGTATTATATCGGGCACGATCCTGTTAATGATCAGTACAAACTAGTCTGCACGATTGGGATATCCTCTGCATTTTTCACAAATCTAAAGTCAGAGCATTGGGTCTTTGTTCTAGAAGCTGGAGGTTCGTGGAGAAAGGTTCGTACGCTGGAGAGTTACCATCCTCATGCTCCTTCCACAGTAGGACAGTTTATCAATGGATCGGTAGTATATTATATGGCTTGGCTTGATATGGACACTTGTGCTGTTGTGAGTTTCGACATTACGTCTGAAGAGTTGACTACCATCATAGTAACTCTAGAGGCCGGGGATGTGGCTCTGCCTGCAGGTAGGATGAAGGCGGGTCTTATACAGTATCATGGGGAAATAGCTGTTTTCGATCACACCCATCTCAAAGAAAAGTTTCTGGTGGATTTATGGGTATTGAAAGACGCTGGGATGAAGAAGTGGTCGAAGAAGAGGCTGGTTTTACAGCCTTGTCAAAAGCATTTAGTCCATGATGACATTGAACTGGTCGTAAAAGGTACAACTCAAGATGGCAAGGTTATCTTGGCACCGGTAAACATGTGTtctcaattatatattttgtgttaCGATATGGGAAGCAATGACCTAAGAAAGGTTGAAATCAAAGGAGTACCAGacatttggtttgataagGAGTGCTATTTCGACTTGAAGTACTCTCTGGATGAGAGTGAGGACGTCATCTACTTGGAAACTTGA
- a CDS encoding F-box and associated interaction domains-containing protein (F-box and associated interaction domains-containing protein; CONTAINS InterPro DOMAIN/s: F-box domain, cyclin-like (InterPro:IPR001810), F-box domain, Skp2-like (InterPro:IPR022364), F-box associated domain, type 3 (InterPro:IPR013187), F-box associated interaction domain (InterPro:IPR017451); BEST Arabidopsis thaliana protein match is: F-box and associated interaction domains-containing protein (TAIR:AT2G40920.1); Has 35333 Blast hits to 34131 proteins in 2444 species: Archae - 798; Bacteria - 22429; Metazoa - 974; Fungi - 991; Plants - 531; Viruses - 0; Other Eukaryotes - 9610 (source: NCBI BLink).) — MKRRRRDLKQAAESEQEECQSVPQVVSLRDSDQLQIMDEKGDNSLALLPAKLPMRMCSTRERRKYTCEIPPDLLMEIVMRLPAKSMVRFKCISKQWSSLISCRYFCNSLFTSVTRKKQPHIHMCLVDHGGQRVLLSLSSTSPDNTCYVVDQDLSLTGMGGFFLNLVRGLLCFSVREKACIYNPTTRQRLTLPAIKSDIIALKDERKDIRYYIGHDPVNDQYKLVCTIGISSAFFTNLKSEHWVFVLEAGGSWRKVRTLESYHPHAPSTVGQFINGSVVYYMAWLDMDTCAVVSFDITSEELTTIIVTLEAGDVALPAGRMKAGLIQYHGEIAVFDHTHLKEKFLVDLWVLKDAGMKKWSKKRLVLQPCQKHLVHDDIELVVKGTTQDGKVILAPVNMCSQLYILCYDMGSNDLRKVEIKGVPDIWFDKECYFDLKYSLDESEDVIYLET; from the exons atgaagagaaggaGGAGGGATCTGAAACAAGCGGCGGAGTCAGAGCAGGAGGAATGTCAGAGCGTTCCCCAGGTCGTCTCTCTCAGAGATTCCGATCAACTTCAG ATAATGGATGAAAAAGGAGACAACTCATTAGCATTGCTTCCCGCCAAACTTCCTATGCGCATGTGTAGCACACGAG agagaagaaaatacaCGTGCGAGATTCCTCCGGATCTCTTGATGGAAATTGTTATGAGATTGCCAGCAAAGTCCATGGTGAGGTTCAAATGCATCTCCAAGCAGTGGTCATCTCTCATCTCTTGTCGATATTTTTGCAACAGTTTATTTACTTCTGTCACACGAAAAAAACAACCACATATACACATGTGTTTAGTGGATCACGGCGGGCAACGTGTGCTGCTATCATTATCATCAACGTCTCCAGACAACACTTGTTATGTGGTCGACCAAGATTTGAGCCTCACAGGAATGGGAGGcttcttcttgaatcttgtCCGTGGCTTGTTGTGTTTCTCAGTTAGAGAAAAGGCATGTATCTATAACCCCACCACTAGACAGCGCTTGACCTTACCCGCAATAAAATCCGACATCATAGCTCTAAAAGATGAAAGGAAGGATATCCGGTATTATATCGGGCACGATCCTGTTAATGATCAGTACAAACTAGTCTGCACGATTGGGATATCCTCTGCATTTTTCACAAATCTAAAGTCAGAGCATTGGGTCTTTGTTCTAGAAGCTGGAGGTTCGTGGAGAAAGGTTCGTACGCTGGAGAGTTACCATCCTCATGCTCCTTCCACAGTAGGACAGTTTATCAATGGATCGGTAGTATATTATATGGCTTGGCTTGATATGGACACTTGTGCTGTTGTGAGTTTCGACATTACGTCTGAAGAGTTGACTACCATCATAGTAACTCTAGAGGCCGGGGATGTGGCTCTGCCTGCAGGTAGGATGAAGGCGGGTCTTATACAGTATCATGGGGAAATAGCTGTTTTCGATCACACCCATCTCAAAGAAAAGTTTCTGGTGGATTTATGGGTATTGAAAGACGCTGGGATGAAGAAGTGGTCGAAGAAGAGGCTGGTTTTACAGCCTTGTCAAAAGCATTTAGTCCATGATGACATTGAACTGGTCGTAAAAGGTACAACTCAAGATGGCAAGGTTATCTTGGCACCGGTAAACATGTGTtctcaattatatattttgtgttaCGATATGGGAAGCAATGACCTAAGAAAGGTTGAAATCAAAGGAGTACCAGacatttggtttgataagGAGTGCTATTTCGACTTGAAGTACTCTCTGGATGAGAGTGAGGACGTCATCTACTTGGAAACTTGA
- a CDS encoding F-box and associated interaction domains-containing protein (F-box and associated interaction domains-containing protein; CONTAINS InterPro DOMAIN/s: F-box domain, cyclin-like (InterPro:IPR001810), F-box associated domain, type 3 (InterPro:IPR013187), F-box domain, Skp2-like (InterPro:IPR022364), F-box associated interaction domain (InterPro:IPR017451); BEST Arabidopsis thaliana protein match is: F-box and associated interaction domains-containing protein (TAIR:AT2G40910.1); Has 1328 Blast hits to 1276 proteins in 40 species: Archae - 0; Bacteria - 0; Metazoa - 0; Fungi - 0; Plants - 1327; Viruses - 0; Other Eukaryotes - 1 (source: NCBI BLink).), with protein MKRRRKDLKQAAESEQEECQSIAQVVSLGDSDQIQPPPNKKEEEDICEYLLQNFDLDHVMEILMRFPLTSLTRFKCVSKQWSSLISSRYFCNLLYTTVTRQQPRLYMCLKDDGGHRVLLSISSPSRGNTSFVVVEQDLSIPGMGGFFLNVVRGLMCFSRRKKARIYNPSTKQLLTLPAIKSDIVAQQGQTKHHPRYYIGHDPVSDQYKLVCTVAISSLLPRLGNLKSEHWVFALEAGGSWKKVVPLENYRHHAPSTEGRSTSGSVVRYMAWPDNYNCVVVSFDIRSEQLTIIPVPREIHLDEVVPAVTMMADLIEYGGKIAIFYHTNLKDEGSADLWVLEDTGKSEWSKKTLVLQPCQRHLVEDIELIVKGTTQDGKVILAPVEMHSRFYILYYNLQSNDLRKVEIKGVPDSWFDKECYFDLNSMDKSESFIYLET; from the exons atgaagagaagaaggaaggatCTGAAACAAGCGGCGGAGTCAGAGCAGGAGGAATGTCAGAGCATTGCCCAGGTCGTCTCTCTCGGAGATTCCGATCAAATTCAG CCGCCACccaacaagaaagaagaagaagatatatgtGAATACTTACTGCAGAATTTTGATCTTGATCATGTGATGGAAATTCTTATGAGATTTCCTTTAACCTCCCTGACGAGGTTCAAGTGCGTCTCTAAGCAGTGGTCATCCCTCATTTCTAGTCGATATTTTTGCAACCTTTTATATACTACGGTCACACGACAACAACCACGCCTATACATGTGTTTAAAGGATGACGGCGGGCACCGTGTACTGCTATCTATATCATCACCGTCTCGAGGCAACACTTCTTTCGTGGTGGTCGAGCAAGATTTGAGCATCCCAGGGATGGGAGGCTTCTTCTTGAACGTTGTTCGTGGCTTGATGTGTTTCTCTCGCAGAAAAAAGGCGCGTATCTATAACCCCAGCACCAAACAACTCTTGACCTTACCCGCCATAAAGTCCGACATTGTAGCTCAACAAGGTCAAACGAAGCATCATCCCCGGTATTACATCGGACACGACCCTGTTAGTGATCAATACAAACTAGTCTGCACGGTTGCGATATCCTCGCTATTGCCACGTTTGGGTAATCTGAAGTCAGAGCACTGGGTCTTCGCACTAGAAGCTGGAGGTTCGTGGAAAAAGGTTGTTCCACTGGAAAATTATCGTCATCATGCCCCTTCCACGGAAGGACGGTCTACCAGTGGATCAGTAGTGCGTTATATGGCCTGGCCTGATAATTATAATTGTGTGGTTGTGAGTTTCGACATTAGGTCTGAACAGTTGACTATCATCCCAGTACCTAGGGAGATCCACCTTGACGAGGTTGTGCCTGCAGTTACGATGATGGCGGATCTTATAGAGTATGGTGGGAAGATAGCAATTTTCTATCATACAAACCTTAAAGACGAGGGTTCCGCGGATTTATGGGTTTTGGAAGACACTGGGAAGAGTGAATGGTCGAAAAAGACTCTGGTTCTGCAGCCTTGTCAAAGGCATTTAGTCGAAGACATTGAATTGATCGTAAAAGGTACAACTCAAGACGGCAAGGTGATCTTGGCACCGGTGGAGATGCATTCTCGATTCTACATTCTGTATTACAACTTGCAAAGCAATGACTTGAGAAAGGTTGAAATCAAAGGAGTACCAGACTCTTGGTTTGATAAAGAATGCTATTTCGACTTGAATTCTATGGATAAGAGTGAGAGCTTCATCTACTTGGAAACTTGA